CCCTTGTTTCAAGTGGTCGTTTCAATTAAAATTAACTCTTTAATAGTGCCAAATTTCACAACTACATATAGGTTCTTAAGGAGGAATTGGTGTTAACGAGCGATTTTTCAAAGGTCGAAGTCAAAATAGACGATACGACCCTTCGCGACGGAGAGCAGACGGCTGGTGTCGTCTTCTCCAACCACGAGAAGATAAGGATCGCCAAACTATTGGATGAGATAGGCGTCGATCAGATAGAGGTCGGCATCCCGGCCATGGGCGGCGACGAGAAGGAGTCGATCAAGAAGATAGTCGATCTTGGGCTCAAAGCCAGCATCTTGGCTTGGAACAGAACCGTCATCGATGACATTAAGCATTCTGTAGATTGCGGGGTAAAGGCGGTCGCCGTCTCCATTTCTGCTTCCGATATCCACATGGAACACAAGCTCAAGAAGGACAGGGCCTGGGTTTTGGAGAGCATAAAGACTTCGGTTGACTTTGCCAAGAGCCATGATCTCTACGTCTCGGTCAATGCCGAAGACGCCTCAAGGGCCGATCGCGGTTTTTTGATTGAATTTGCCAAGGTTGCCAAGAGCCACGGAGCAGACCGTTTGCGTTACTGTGATACCCTGGGGGTTATGGAGCCCTTCAGCACATACAACGACATCAAGGCCCTAAAGGATGCTGTAGATATCGACATTGAGATGCACACCCATAACGACTTCGGCATGGCTACCGCCAACGCCTTGGCAGGCGTTCTAGCCGGAGCGATCTGGATAAACACCACCATAAATGGCCTCGGTGAGCGGGCGGGAAATGCTGCGCTTGAAGAGGTGGTCATGGCTCTAAAGTGCATCGGCGGCCTTGATCTCGGCTTTGAGACCGAGAAGTTTCGGGCGCTTTCCGAGTATGTGGCCAACGCTTCGGCTAGGACGATTCCGGCCTGGAAGTCGATCGTCGGCACCAACGTCTTTGCCCACGAGTCGGGCATCCATGCCGACGGCGTTTTGAAGCACCCCCAGACCTATGAGGCCTTCTCCCCCGAGGAGGTCGGCCTCTTTCGTCAGATAGTCATTGGCAAACATTCGGGAACCCACGCGGTTTCGGCCAAATTTCATGAATACGGCATAGAGCTAAATGATCAGGAGGCCAAAGATATTTTGGCCAAAGTGAGGCGGGCTTCCGTGGAACTCAAAAGAGCTCTCTTCGACAAAGAGCTCATGTATATCTACCAGGATTACAAGAAGGAAAAAGGGAGAGCATGAAGCAGACCCTAGCCGAGAAGATCTTAAGCCGAAAGAGCGGGCAGGGTGTCAAGGCCGGCGACATAGTCGTCGTCGATGTGGATGTGGCCATGGTCCAGGATGGGACCGGGCCGCTCGCCGTCGAACAGCTCAAAAAGATGGATAAGGAGCAGGCAGCAAATCCCGAAAAGACCATCCTCTTCATAGATCACGCCGCCCCAAGTCCCAGGCGCGAGCTCTCCAACGCCCACACCATCCTTAGAGACTTTGCCAAGAAGACCGGCTCTCAGCTTAGCGAGGCGGGAGAAGGAGTCTGCCATCAGATACTGGTTGAATCACATGTAAACCCCGGCGACGTGGTTATCGGGGCCGACTCCCACACCTGCACCTCGGGAGCTCTGGCTGCCTTTGCGACCGGCATGGGCTCGACTGATGTGGCCATCGGGATGGCATCCGGCAAGACCTGGTTTAGGGTGCCCGAAACGATCCGCATAAGCGTAAGCGGCGATTTTCAAAAGGGCGTATATGCCAAGGACTTAATACTTCACATCATCGGGCTTATCGGGGCCGACGGGGCTACCTACAAGGCGCTCGAATTTGGCGGGGCGACCATCGATAAGATGAGTATGGCGGATCGCTTCGTTCTCTCCAATATGGCTGTGGAGGCCGGGGCCAAGGTGGGTCTGATCGCTTCCGACGCTACCACCAAGGCCTATCTTGACTCGGTGGGCAGGGGAGATAAATTCATCGAGCTTGCGCCGGACTTGGGCGTCGAATATGAGCGGGCTATCGAGATCGACGCCTTAAAGCTCGAGCCGACCATATCATTTCCCCACACAGTCGATAATACCAAAAAGATTTCCGAGGTGGGCGAAGTTAAGCTGGATCAGGTCTTCATCGGCACCTGCACCAATGGCCGGATAGAGGATTTGCGCATCGCAGCCCAAATCCTAAAGGGCAAAAAGCGGCACCCAGACACCCGCCTTTTGATCTGCCCGGCCTCCAAAAAGGTCTATCTTGAGGCGATAAAAGAAGGTCTCATAGAGATATTCATCGAGGCG
This window of the Actinomycetota bacterium genome carries:
- the nifV gene encoding homocitrate synthase, with translation MLTSDFSKVEVKIDDTTLRDGEQTAGVVFSNHEKIRIAKLLDEIGVDQIEVGIPAMGGDEKESIKKIVDLGLKASILAWNRTVIDDIKHSVDCGVKAVAVSISASDIHMEHKLKKDRAWVLESIKTSVDFAKSHDLYVSVNAEDASRADRGFLIEFAKVAKSHGADRLRYCDTLGVMEPFSTYNDIKALKDAVDIDIEMHTHNDFGMATANALAGVLAGAIWINTTINGLGERAGNAALEEVVMALKCIGGLDLGFETEKFRALSEYVANASARTIPAWKSIVGTNVFAHESGIHADGVLKHPQTYEAFSPEEVGLFRQIVIGKHSGTHAVSAKFHEYGIELNDQEAKDILAKVRRASVELKRALFDKELMYIYQDYKKEKGRA
- a CDS encoding 3-isopropylmalate dehydratase large subunit, which produces MKQTLAEKILSRKSGQGVKAGDIVVVDVDVAMVQDGTGPLAVEQLKKMDKEQAANPEKTILFIDHAAPSPRRELSNAHTILRDFAKKTGSQLSEAGEGVCHQILVESHVNPGDVVIGADSHTCTSGALAAFATGMGSTDVAIGMASGKTWFRVPETIRISVSGDFQKGVYAKDLILHIIGLIGADGATYKALEFGGATIDKMSMADRFVLSNMAVEAGAKVGLIASDATTKAYLDSVGRGDKFIELAPDLGVEYERAIEIDALKLEPTISFPHTVDNTKKISEVGEVKLDQVFIGTCTNGRIEDLRIAAQILKGKKRHPDTRLLICPASKKVYLEAIKEGLIEIFIEANAAIMNPGCGACVGVHQGILADGERCLATQNRNFKGRMGNPEGFIYLSSPATAAASAIEGKIVDPRKYL